The genomic region GTTCTTCCGGGGCCGGACCAAGTTTATCCCGCTCCACGCCAAGTTCTCCCGGGCCTTCCTCCCCCTCGCGCTCGCCTCGGTGTATCTCTTCGGCTGGCGCTGCGCCTTCCTCCTGGCCCTGGCCTATGCCGTGGGCTGGGTCACTGCCGCGGCGTTTTCGCTTATCCGCCGCCGGCCCATGGACCCCAGCTTCTGGATTACGGCGCTTCTTTTCGGCCTGACCCTCCCGGCGCACGTCCCCTGGTGGCTGGTGGTCATCGGGGCGGCCGTGGGGCAGCTCTTCGGGAAGGAGGCCTTCGGGGGCTTCGGGCGGAACGTCTTCAACCCGGCGCTGGTCGGGCGGGCCTTCGTGACCATCAGCTTCCCGACGTACTTCGCCGGCTACTGGTGGAAGCCCTTTTGGGGCGGGATCGGGGGGTTCGCCCACTGGGCCCCCGACCTCGCCGCGGCCGACGCGGTGACCACCGCCACCCCCCTGGCGGCCTTCAAGGGCTCCGGCGTCCAGGGGCCGCTGGGGCCGATGCTCTGGGGGAACACCGGCGGGGCGATGGGGGAGACGGCGGCGATCCTTTTAGTCCTTCTGGGGATTTACCTCCTTGCGCGGAAAATCATCAACTGGCGGACGCCGCTGGCCGTCCTGG from bacterium harbors:
- a CDS encoding RnfABCDGE type electron transport complex subunit D codes for the protein MTETTKPVPVEPKRGSLHALPFFRGRTKFIPLHAKFSRAFLPLALASVYLFGWRCAFLLALAYAVGWVTAAAFSLIRRRPMDPSFWITALLFGLTLPAHVPWWLVVIGAAVGQLFGKEAFGGFGRNVFNPALVGRAFVTISFPTYFAGYWWKPFWGGIGGFAHWAPDLAAADAVTTATPLAAFKGSGVQGPLGPMLWGNTGGAMGETAAILLVLLGIYLLARKIINWRTPLAVLGAAAVAGLVLHLLWPAFVPDTAFTLAGGGLLFGALFFATDPVSAPATDGGRWLMGALIGVLVVIIRAASSFSGGVFFAILFANTFTPLADSLIKEQRKRKRGV